A genomic segment from Chanos chanos chromosome 2, fChaCha1.1, whole genome shotgun sequence encodes:
- the LOC115828650 gene encoding extracellular calcium-sensing receptor-like, translated as MPKKPHCKSLSLREFKNAQTMVFAIEEINNRTDILPEVTLGYRIYDSCGSIEMAIRGALSLINGYGGGTESIYCSKPETVQAIIAETSSTPTIAISATIGPLHIPLISHFATCSCLSEKRKHPSFFRTIPSDYHQSRALAKLVKHFGWTWVGAVCSDNDYGNNGMKTFIKEAMQEGICVEFSEAFFRTNPRENILRIANIIKSSSSKVIVAFVSYSDMAVLLRELSLQNITSLQWIGSESWISDVNIATGEWKHLLEGSIGFAIPKAKVPGLGEFLTHLNSSTEIPLYKEVWEAIFQCRLSKSDKVESTNICTGTENLGDVQNEYTDMSELQIASNVYKAVYAVAHALSNRHACAKKELHQESTHMCKNTINESEPWQVLNDLKRVHFSIATGEEVNFDENGDPAARYDLLNWQQGPHGQTKFIKVGFYDASLQEDLQLSFNNIKIIWTQKQYNVPVSVCSESCPPGTRKAVQRGRPVCCYDCIPCAEGEISNETDSITCFKCPLELWSNELQNDCVTKFIEFLSLNEKMGIIVVAFSLLGVISTIGIAIIFSMHKDTPIVKANNSELSFLLLFSLTLCFLCSLTFIGRPSEWSCMLRHTAFGITFVLCISCVLGKTIVVLMAFRATLPGSNVMKWFGPLQQRLSVLAFTLIQVLICMLWLTISPPFPFKNMKHYKEKIILECDVGSAVGFWAVLGYIGLLAVLCFVLAFLARKLPDNFNEAKFITFSMLIFCAVWITFIPAYVSSPGKFTVAVEIFAILASSFSLLFCIFLPKCYIVLLRPERNTKKKILSKL; from the exons ATGCCAAAGAAGCCACATTGTAAGAG tctgagcctcagagaatttaaaaatgcacagacCATGGTGTTTGCCATTGAGGAGATCAACAACCGGACTGACATTCTTCCTGAAGTCACTCTCGGCTATAGAATCTATGACTCCTGTGGTTCTATAGAAATGGCAATTAGAGGTGCTTTGTCTTTAATTAATGGATATGGAGGTGGCACAGAGTCTATATACTGCTCAAAACCTGAAACAGTACAAGCTATAATAGCAGAAACATCTTCAACTCCAACTATTGCCATTTCTGCCACCATTGGGCCTTTGCATATACCTTTG ATCAGCCATTTTGCAACATGTTCATGCCTCAGTGAGAAAAGAAAGCATCCGTCTTTCTTCAGGACTATCCCCAGTGATTACCACCAGAGCAGAGCACTAGCCAAGCTGGTCAAGCACTTTGGTTGGACCTGGGTGGGGGCTGTGTGCAGTGACAATGACTATGGGAACAATGGCatgaaaacattcataaaaGAAGCAATGCAAGAGGGAATATGTGTAGAGTTTTCTGAGGCATTTTTTAGAACGAACCCTagagaaaatattttgagaATAGCCAACATTATTAAAAGTTCAAGCTCAAAAGTCATTGTGGCCTTTGTTTCTTATTCTGACATGGCGGTCCTTCTAAGAGAACTGTCCCTGCAGAACATCACTAGTTTACAGTGGATTGGTAGTGAATCCTGGATTTCTGACGTGAATATTGCCACAGGAGAATGGAAGCACTTACTTGAAGGATCCATTGGTTTTGCCATCCCAAAAGCAAAAGTCCCAGGCCTGGGAGAATTTTTAACCCATCTCAACTCATCCACGGAAATACCTCTATACAAAGAAGTGTGGGAGGCAATTTTTCAGTGTAGGTTATCAAAATCAGACAAAGTTGAGagcacaaacatatgcacaggCACTGAAAATCTGGGTGATGTTCAGAATGAGTACACAGATATGTCAGAATTACAAATTGCCAGTAATGTTTATAAAGCTGTCTATGCTGTAGCTCATGCTCTCAGTAACAGGCATGCCTGTGCAAAGAAGGAGCTTCACCAAGAGAGCACTCATATGtgcaaaaatacaataaatgaGTCAGAACCGTGGCAG GTTCTTAATGACTTGAAGAGAGTGCATTTCTCCATTGCGACTGGAGAGGAGGTAAACTTTGATGAGAACGGAGACCCTGCAGCAAGATATGACCTCCTGAATTGGCAGCAGGGTCCGCATGGACAAACTAAATTTATCAAAGTGGGTTTCTATGATGCTTCTTTACAAGAAGATCTTCAGCTTTCATTCAATAACATCAAAATTATCTGGACACAAAAACAGTATAAT GTgcctgtgtcagtgtgcagtgaGAGCTGTCCTCCAGGCACTAGGAAAGCTGTACAGAGAGGAAGGCCTGTCTGCTGTTATGACTGTATACCATGTGCTGAGGGAGAGATCAGTAATGAGACAG ATTCCATAACATGCTTCAAATGTCCACTGGAGCTTTGGTCAAATGAACTACAGAATGACTGTGTCACAAAATTCATAGAATTTTTGTCATTGAATGAAAAGATGGGAATAATTGTGGTGGCATTTTCATTGTTGGGTGTGATTTCCACAATAGGCATTGCTATAATTTTCTCTATGCATAAAGACACACCTATTGTGAAAGCCAACAACTCAGAGCTGAgctttctcctgctcttttctctaacactgtgttttctctgttcacttACATTCATTGGTCGACCCTCTGAGTGGTCCTGCATGTTACGCCACACAGCTTTTGGCATCACCTTCGTCCTCTGCATCTCCTGTGTTCTGGGGAAAACAATAGTTGTGTTAATGGCCTTCAGGGCTACACTTCCAGGCAGTAATGTCATGAAATGGTTTGGGCCCCTACAGCAGAGACTCAGTGTCCTTGCCTTCACTCTCATACAGGTTCTTATTTGTATGCTGTGGTTAACAATATCACCTCCATTTCCGTTCAAGAATATGAAGCACTACAAAGAGAAGATCATTCTAGAATGTGATGTGGGTTCAGCTGTAGGTTTCTGGGCTGTGCTGGGTTATATAGGACTCCTGgctgtcctgtgttttgtgttggctTTTCTGGCCCGCAAGCTGCCTGATAATTTCAATGAAGCCAAATTCATCACATTCAGCATGCTGattttctgtgcagtgtggatCACCTTTATCCCAGCTTATGTCAGCTCTCCTGGAAAGTTCACTGTGGCTGTGGAGATATTTGCCATTTTAGCTTCCAGCTTCAGTTTactattttgtatatttttaccAAAATGCTACATAGTTTTGCTAAGACCAGAAAGGAACACTAAAAAGAAAATTTTGAGTAAGCTGTAA